A portion of the Actomonas aquatica genome contains these proteins:
- a CDS encoding class I SAM-dependent rRNA methyltransferase, whose product MSDPDSTAPVSVAVDPADRPTPWAQLKFFTFQPAIFPRMLGKVSPGAKPGDWVTVYDKAGKVCGSGLYNPRAKIPLRVVRHGAEGRDETAYFDEALRRAVELRRDILKLDATTDAYRLINSDGDGLSGLTVDRYGDTLLCEVMSLGIAQRLPQWLPILHELAGTRYARVQVDHDLGSLEGIKPSTFNETNAAAPRKVKITEHGVRYEVDFSEGHKTGFFCDQRENRRLLAQFTSGARVLDLCCYTSGFSLNAKVSGGAEDVTAVDLDEAAIAQAKRNANLNQARIKYVHADAFAYARQMQTNGETYDVVVCDPPKFILTRDPAGAAEGRRKYEDLNGLAISLVKPGGVFVTCSCSGLLAAEVFEELVTKAAHRQNRRLQFIERTGPGADHPVYSNAPDQRYLKVLWARVV is encoded by the coding sequence ATGTCCGACCCAGATTCCACCGCGCCTGTTTCCGTTGCTGTCGATCCTGCTGATCGGCCCACGCCGTGGGCGCAGCTCAAGTTCTTCACCTTTCAGCCCGCAATTTTTCCGCGCATGCTGGGCAAGGTTTCGCCGGGCGCGAAGCCAGGCGACTGGGTCACGGTTTACGACAAGGCCGGCAAGGTGTGCGGCTCCGGGCTCTACAATCCGCGGGCCAAGATACCGCTGCGCGTGGTGCGGCACGGTGCTGAGGGCCGCGACGAGACGGCGTATTTCGACGAAGCCTTGCGGCGCGCGGTCGAGCTGCGGCGTGACATCCTCAAACTCGATGCGACCACCGACGCCTACCGCTTGATCAACTCGGATGGTGATGGTCTCAGCGGCCTGACGGTCGACCGCTATGGTGACACGCTGCTCTGCGAGGTGATGAGCCTGGGCATCGCCCAGCGCCTGCCGCAGTGGTTGCCGATACTACATGAGCTTGCCGGGACGCGTTACGCCCGGGTGCAGGTCGATCACGACCTCGGCAGTCTCGAAGGCATCAAACCCTCGACCTTCAACGAGACCAATGCCGCCGCGCCGCGCAAAGTGAAGATCACCGAACACGGCGTGCGCTACGAGGTCGACTTCAGCGAAGGCCACAAAACGGGGTTCTTCTGCGACCAACGTGAAAACCGCCGTCTACTCGCGCAGTTCACATCGGGTGCCCGGGTGCTGGACCTGTGCTGCTACACCTCGGGGTTCTCGCTCAACGCCAAGGTCTCCGGCGGCGCGGAAGACGTGACCGCCGTCGACCTCGACGAAGCCGCCATCGCGCAGGCCAAGCGGAATGCCAACCTCAACCAAGCCCGCATCAAATATGTGCACGCCGACGCTTTCGCCTACGCGCGGCAGATGCAGACGAACGGGGAGACCTACGACGTCGTGGTGTGCGATCCGCCCAAGTTCATCCTCACGCGCGATCCGGCGGGCGCGGCCGAAGGGCGGCGCAAATACGAAGACCTCAACGGACTCGCCATTTCTCTGGTGAAACCGGGTGGGGTGTTTGTGACCTGCTCTTGCTCGGGTCTGTTGGCGGCGGAAGTGTTCGAGGAGTTGGTGACCAAAGCGGCGCACCGCCAGAACCGTCGACTGCAGTTCATCGAACGCACCGGGCCAGGCGCCGATCACCCGGTGTATTCAAACGCTCCCGACCAGCGATACCTGAAGGTGCTCTGGGCGCGGGTCGTATGA